In Rhodothermales bacterium, the genomic stretch AGATCGGATTCTGGAACCAGCTGACCAACCAGATCAAGACATCCGAAGGGAAGGAGATGTTGATCAGATGGGAGCGACCTGACTCCCTTTACGATCGTGGTGGCGAACTTCCGGCCGGAACATCACTGGAGCGTCACGACGGAGGAGTGGCTCTCTTTCAGGGTCGTATTACGGCCAAGCAAGTGTCTTTTGACGGTTCGGATTACTTCGGAATTGGGATTGGTTCACCCGATGGGCAGCTTCTACAGCACGAGCTTGGATTCACCACGCGAAACTATTCACTCGGCGCCGCCATCGTTGCCGGCGGGCGAGAGACCTGGGTCACGACACGAGCAATTCTCACGAGCCTGACTCGCGTCGTCAGCGGGCGAGACAATTTCCGTGAAACGATGGGCGGGCCGGTCGCGATTGCCCGCGAGACGAAGCGTGCAGCGGAAGGTGGATACTTCTGGCGCATCGTGGCCATGCTTTCGATCACACTCGCAATCGTCAACATCCTCCCGATACCGGCTCTCGACGGCGGGCACTTGCTGTTCCTTCTCTATGAGGGAATAGTGCGCAAGGAACCTTCGGTCCGGTTTCGAATGATTACGCAGCAGATTGGGATGCTGGTGCTGCTGGCCTTCATGGCGTTTCTGATCTTCAACGATATCATGCGCCTTTGACCGGGCGGAAGAACTCGTTAATTCCCCGTCACGCGGAATTCACCGCCGCTTGTCAGACGTAGTTTCTGCTGGACGGCTCCGCGGTCGGGGTCGGAATCAACACAGCCTTTCGTCGCGACACCTTTGAAGCCAGCGAAATCCGAATCGTCAAGCCGCGGACCCACACCTGCCGACCGTGAGGTGCAGGAAAAGCTCAAGTCGGCCGGGCCCATCCCGAAACACGTTGCTGTCATTATGGATGGCAACGGCCGTTGGGCAGCGGATCGCGGAAAGCCACGGGTTTTTGGGCACCGGGCTGGCGTGGAGGCGGTTCGCGACACGGTCAGGGCTTGCGGTGAACTCGGAATAGGATACCTGACCCTGTACACCTTCAGCACCGAGAACTGGCAGCGACCCCGAACCGAAGTCGATGCCCTCATGCGGCTGCTGGTGCAGACAACGCGGCGTGAAGTAGCCGAACTCCTCGAAAACAACGTCCAGCTGAACGCCATTGGCAACCTGAGTTCGCTACCGGCATCAGCCAGACGGGAATTGACTGACGCGATCGAGATCACATCGTCTAATGACGGTCTGGTGCTCACGCTGGCCATATCTTACAGCGGCAGGTGGGAAATTGTCGAAGCCGCACGGAACATCGCACGCGAGGTAGCGGCCGGACAATTGCAGCCGGACAGTATCGACGAGGCGATGTTCACCGCGGAGTTGACCACGGCCGAAATGCCAGATCCCGACCTGCTGGTTCGTACGGGCGGTGAGCTCCGGATATCGAATTTTCTGCTATGGCAGCTGGCCTATTCCGAACTGTACGTGACCCCCACTTACTGGCCCGACTTTCGACGAGAACATCTCTACGCTGCAATCCGGAACTTTCATGACCGTGAACGACGTTTTGGGCGCGTTTCCCCGGTTCGAACCAAAGACGACGGCTGATCAAGCTGCGCAATAATCCGCGCCACCGTGCGTTTCAAGCCGGACGTGCCCGGAGCAAAATGCGGTCCCAGACTCCGCGAAACGTCTTGCACTCCACATCGTTCACTTCTCTTACGCCCAATCCACACCTCATGTCTTTGCGCAACGAATCGCCAATCCGCTTGCCAATGCGTTCTTTCTGCCTGGCATTGTCATGGTGCCTCCTCCTGGTCGCTCCGACTCTCGCGCAAGAGGCGAACAACCCATTTGTCGAGCCGGTGCGGGTTCGCGTCCTGGGCGTCAGCGTTGAGGGCGCGGAGAGCGACTACACCCGCACATTCGTTCGCCAGACCAGCGGTCTGGTCGAAGGCCAGGAACTGACCGTTCCGGGTGACCCTGCAATAGGCGATGCCATTCGATCCATCTACCGCCTTGGCATGTTTTCGGACGTCGAAGTTCTGGAAGACCGCCGGGTGGGAGACGGCGTCTTTATTGCGATTCGAGTACAGGAAGAACCGAAACTCGGTGAGTACAGCTTCGAAGGGATCAAGAAGAAGCATGCGAAGGAGCTACGGAAGAAGGTGCCGCTCATCAGGCGGAGCCCGGTGCGGCCCGAAGCTATCGAGAATGCCGAGCTGATCATCAAGGAGTTCTTCGTCGAAAAGGGACACCCGCTCGTGAAGACGACGGTTAATCGCACTGAAAAAGAGGATGACACAGTCGATCTCCGGTTCGACATCGACCGGGGCCCGAAGGTGAAGGTCCAGGATATCCAGGTGCACGGCAACGAGTATTTCTCCGATCGCAGGGTTCGGAAGAACATGGACACCAAGTCGGACAGCCGCTGGCGCTTCTGGCGCGGCGCGAAGTTCGACCGGAAGAAGTTCGAGGAGGATCAGCAGAAGGTTCTGGACTTCTACCGGGAGAGGGGTTTCTATGACGCCAGAATCGTATCAGATTCCGTGTATATGACGGACGTGGATTCGGATCCGGGTCTGGTCGTCGCGATCACGGTGGAAGAGGGAAATCCCTATTTCATTCGCGATATCAAGTGGGAGGGCAACACGGTCTACAGAGACGAGCAGCTTGAGGCGGCGCTGGGCCTGTCGGCGGGCAACCGCTTCAACGGCAAAAGCCTGGAGGCGAACCTGTTTGGAAACAAGCGTAGTTCCGACGTGTCGAGCCTCTACATGAATCAGGGATACATGCGGTTCAATGTCAATCCTGTTGTCCGGGCGGTCGGAAGCGACTCTCTCGACGTCGTGATGGAGATCACGGAGGGCGACATATACAGCTTTGGCAACATAGATATCAGTGGCAACACGAAGACGAAGGAACACGTGGTTCGCCGGGAACTGCTGACGATTCCGGGGCAGCGCTTCAGCCGTGACATGATCCAGGAGTCCGTTCGTCGTCTGCTGCAGCTGAACTACTTCACGCAGGAGTCGCTGGCACCGGGACCGCGTGTCGAGATTGACGATGCGAAGAAGGAGGTTGATCTGGCGTATTCATTGGATGAAACGGGAAGCGACCAGCTTGAACTTTCGGGAACGTGGGGTCGTTTTGGTCTCGTTCTGCAGCTGCGATTCACGTTCAACAATTTCTCGGCGCAGAATCTCTTCAACGGAAAAGCGTGGCGACCGCTTCCCGCAGGAGACGGCCAGAAGCTGTCCGTGGGCGTTCAGACTAACGGGAGCTACTACCAGCAGTATTCGCTCTCCTTCACGGAGCCATGGTTTAAGGGCCGGCCCCGACAGATGGGAGTTGCGCTCTCGTATTCAAAGATCGGTCGCAACCCGATCATTTCCAGCTCTGTTTCTACTGGCCGTTTGCAGACGGTGTCGGCGCGGACATTCTATGAGCAGCGCCTGAGTTGGCCGGACGACAAGTTCAGCACTTCGACGAGCGTCGGTTATCAGTACTTCAATAACGACAACTGGATCAGCACACTCCAGGCAGGAGTCAGCAACGAGGTGACGTTCCGGCAGGCGCTGATTCGGAATTCGACGAACCATCCAATATTTCCGACGGCAGGATCGAGGATGTTGTTCTCGTTCGAGCTTGCTCCGCCGATCGGCGATCTGATTCAGTACCACAAATGGCGTTTCCAGACCGGGTGGAACGTGCCCATCGGCAACAAGCTGACGCTCGGCATTTCGACCGACTATGGCTTTATCGGATCGCTTACGGGTGACGAAGTCGAGTTTGAGCGCTTCGTTGTGGGTGGCTCGCCGTTTGAGACTTCGGGCTTCAGCGGTACGTTTTTCGGGAAGGACGTGATCTACATGCGAGGCTATCCCATTTCGGCGATCGGCCCGCGGAGAAGTGGAGATCCTGTGGGTGGTCGGATTCTGAACAAGTACACTTCGGAGTTGCGCTGGCTTGCGGTTCAGTCCCCGCAGCTCTCCGCCGCACCCTACCTGTTTGCCGACGCCGCAAATACGTGGAACGGTTTTAGCACTTACAATCCGGCAAGCCTTTTCCGGTCGGCAGGATTCGGGGTTCGTCTGTTCCTGCCCATTCTGGGAATGGTGGAATTAGCATACGGGTATAATTTCGACGAATTTGTGCCGTTATCTTCGAGTGACGATGGAGATCGAGGGTGGTCCTTCCAGTTCACGCTGGGCCAGGGTTTCAACTAGAAACGACGCCATCGGGCGGGGACTTCACGCCATTCATCATGGACAGTATTTCCACAGAACTGGACACTCGGGCATGGCCAACAACAGCGGAGGACTTCGAGCTATGACATTCTACAGATCCGGTTTGCTGCTTGCCTTGCTGGTGCTTGCGACGGCCGTTCCTTTGCAGGCTCAACAGCGAATCGCCTTTATCGATTCGGACGCGATTCTGAATCGGATTCCCGAGTACGCGACCATCCAGCAGCAGATTGACCGCCTGGCGTCTGAATGGGATTCCGAACTCGAGCAATTGAGGCTCGGCGTTGATGATATGTTCAAGGACTATCAGTCGCGCGAACTCCTCTATACGAACGAGGAGAGGCGTAAGAAGCGTGAAGAAATTATGCGCGAGGAAGAAGAAATCGAACGCCTTCGTATGAGATACTTCGGCCCGGAGGGGGAGTTGTTTGTCGAGCAAGACAAGCTGATGCGGCCGCTTCAGGAGAGAATTCTGGAAGCGGTTGAAGAAGTGGCAACCTCGGAAGGGTACGATTACGTTTTTGATCGCAGTGGCGATTTCCTGTTCCTCTATGCGCGGGAGCAGAACGACATTGGAGAGAAGGTGCTGGAGGAACTCGGCATTGATGTTGAGTCCACACAGCGCGGTGGCTAGGATCAGCTTTTTGAACACAACCCAGGGACGATAGATGACGACTCTGAAACGACTTTTCGGTGCTGCACTCGGTGTACTTCTGGTAGTGCTGGCAACCAATGTGACAACCTTCTCCGCCTCGGCCCAGACGATCAAGATGGGATACGCCGACGCTGAGCTGGTACTCGTGAACCTTCCCGAGTACAAGACAAATGCAGAGCGAGTTCAGCGACAGATCGTGAGTTCGCAAAAAGAACTCGAGGCATTGAGCGGTGAGCTCCAGGGCGACATGCAGAAATTTGAAAAGCAGGCACCGATTCTCTCGCCGGAGAAGCTTGCCGAGCGCCAGCAGGAATTGCAGCAGCGATATCTTGCACTGCAGCAGCAGGGCGCGAGCAAGGAGCAGGAGCTTGCAGAATTTGAAGCTGACCTGATGAACCCGCTGATCGAGAAGGTGGGCAATGCGGTCAACGAAGTGGCAGCCGCGAACGGACTCGACGTCGTGTTCAAGTCGCCCGGCCTCTTGTACGTCAACGCAGCGACCGTTAAGGATATTACTGCGGATGTTGCCAGAAGCCTCGGCATTCAAGTGTCTGAGACCGACGAAGCGGCCTCCCCGGTGGGTCAGTAGGTCGAAGCCCAATACCAGGATTCGAAAGGCGCCCCGCGGCGCCTTTCTCGTTTCGGTCGATCCGCCGGGTCATCGTCGGCATTGTATATTGCCAGTCTGAACCCGATTCACAAACATAATGGCCGTTATCGGAAAGCGAACGGCGGTAATTGAGGGTCTCACGAATGAGCACGCACAGATCAACAGTCTCGATCGAGGAAGCCAGGCGCATTACGACCCAGACGTTGCAGGAGATGAAGAAGGCGGAGACCCCCGTCTCGATGCTGACAGCCTATGACTATACGTCGGCCCGCATCCTCGACCAGTCGGGTGTGGACGTAATTCTTGTTGGCGACTCGGCTTCCAACGTAATGGCCGGACATGAGACGACACTGCCCATTACGCTCGACCAGATGATTTACCACGCGAGCTCGGTTGTTCGCGGCGTGCAACGTGCACTGGTCGTAGTGGACCTTCCATTCGGATCGTATCAGGGAAACTCGAAGGGAGCGCTGGCATCTGCCATTCGCATCATGAAAGAATCCGGAGCCCACGCCGTCAAACTGGAGGGCGGGTCGGCCGTCATCGGAACCGTCGAACGCATCATCACCGCGGGAATCCCGGTGATGGGTCATCTGGGGCTGACACCGCAGAGCATCTACCGATTCGGGACTTACAAGGTGCGCGCCCGGGAGAAAGAGGAAGCTGATCAGCTCAAGCGTGACTCGTTGCTGCTTGAGCAGGCGGGCTGCTTTGCGATCGTGCTCGAGAAGATTCCGCTTGAGCTCGCAGCCGAAGTCACCAGGTCTCTCCGAATACCAACGATTGGTATCGGGGCCGGACCGAGTTGTGACGGCCAGGTGCTCGTGACGCACGATCTGCTCGGACTCACGACCGATTTCAACCCGCGCTTTGTTCGGCGATACGGACACCTCGCGTCCGAAATCCAGAGCGCGGTTGAGAACTACATTCAAGATGTTCGATCCCGATCCTTCCCGACGATTGACGAAAGCTACTAGATCGTCTGATGGACAAACCCGCACGCAACCCCTCTGACCGTCCACTGATTCTGGTCAGCAACGACGACGGAATAGACGCACCGGGTATCGTCGCACTCGTGTGTGCGATGCAAGGGCTCGGAGACATCCACGTCGTGGCGCCGGTCGATGAGCAGAGTGCGGTAGGCCATGCCATTACCATTCGCTCGCCCGTCCGCGCGCGACGCTGGCAGCTTGTCGGAGACCCTGAGCACGCGGCCGCGTTCGCCGTAACCGGTACGCCGGCGGATTGTGTCAAGCTGGCGGTGGACAAGCTCCTTCCGCGATTGCCGGATCTGGTCGTGAGCGGAATCAACAAAGGGCCGAATACGGCCGTCAACATTATCTATTCCGGCACCGTGAGTGCCGCGACCGAAGCGGCAATTCTCGGTATAGACTCCATCGCATTTTCTCTCTGTAACTATCGCGCGACGGACTACGAGACGGCTGGACGTATGGCCCGCTTTGTTGCCGAGAGCGTTCTTTCCAGAGGTTTGCCCGATGGGATTCTGCTTAACGTGAACATCCCGGATCTGCCGTACCACGAAATCTCCGGAATCGAGATCACCCGCCAGGCGCGGTCTATGTGGGAGGAGTCTTTTGTGGAACGGCGGGATCCATTCAACGAACGTTACTACTGGCTGTCAGGGACGTTCGTAAATCTCGACGAAGGTCCGGATACCGACGTCGGCGCGGTCGAACGGGGCTATGTTTCTGTCACTCCAATCCAGCATGACCTGACGGCGTACGACCAACTCGGACCGTTGGGCGAATGGAAGTGGCAGACTGAACCCATACCGAACGACTCTGGCACTGGTCAGTGACAATCAGCGGGTCACGATAAATTTCGCCGCTCGGGTCTTGCCGTCGAGATGGAATACGGCGAAATAAATCCCGGCCGCGAAGCTCTGCGGGTTCCACACAGCGGTGTGTCGGTGGCGCGCCGAAGCGTGCACGGCGGGGCGGGCGACCACCCGGCCCATCAGATCAAGGATTGATGCGTTGACGTTGCGGGAATTCGAATCGAAAGTCGTCAGTCGAATGTCGCCGCTGCCCGGGTTCGGATAGATCTCGATGGAAGGACGTTCGTCCGGCCCCGGATCAGACTCCGTTCCGACGGGCAGAAGGGTCGTATCGTACAGGATCAGGAGATCGTCGAGCTCGTCGACGGCCGTCATGTCCAGCGTCCCGTTGTTGTCGCGGTCGTGGAGGATCGCGCATGATCCCGCCTGCGAAGCCGGATAGTCTCGGTGACGATTGAACAGCCCACCGCCGCGATTTTCGAAGACCGTGAAGCTGGCGGACGAGTAGTTGCTCGTGACCA encodes the following:
- the surE gene encoding 5'/3'-nucleotidase SurE; amino-acid sequence: MDKPARNPSDRPLILVSNDDGIDAPGIVALVCAMQGLGDIHVVAPVDEQSAVGHAITIRSPVRARRWQLVGDPEHAAAFAVTGTPADCVKLAVDKLLPRLPDLVVSGINKGPNTAVNIIYSGTVSAATEAAILGIDSIAFSLCNYRATDYETAGRMARFVAESVLSRGLPDGILLNVNIPDLPYHEISGIEITRQARSMWEESFVERRDPFNERYYWLSGTFVNLDEGPDTDVGAVERGYVSVTPIQHDLTAYDQLGPLGEWKWQTEPIPNDSGTGQ
- a CDS encoding OmpH family outer membrane protein gives rise to the protein MTFYRSGLLLALLVLATAVPLQAQQRIAFIDSDAILNRIPEYATIQQQIDRLASEWDSELEQLRLGVDDMFKDYQSRELLYTNEERRKKREEIMREEEEIERLRMRYFGPEGELFVEQDKLMRPLQERILEAVEEVATSEGYDYVFDRSGDFLFLYAREQNDIGEKVLEELGIDVESTQRGG
- the panB gene encoding 3-methyl-2-oxobutanoate hydroxymethyltransferase; the protein is MSTHRSTVSIEEARRITTQTLQEMKKAETPVSMLTAYDYTSARILDQSGVDVILVGDSASNVMAGHETTLPITLDQMIYHASSVVRGVQRALVVVDLPFGSYQGNSKGALASAIRIMKESGAHAVKLEGGSAVIGTVERIITAGIPVMGHLGLTPQSIYRFGTYKVRAREKEEADQLKRDSLLLEQAGCFAIVLEKIPLELAAEVTRSLRIPTIGIGAGPSCDGQVLVTHDLLGLTTDFNPRFVRRYGHLASEIQSAVENYIQDVRSRSFPTIDESY
- a CDS encoding isoprenyl transferase: MQEKLKSAGPIPKHVAVIMDGNGRWAADRGKPRVFGHRAGVEAVRDTVRACGELGIGYLTLYTFSTENWQRPRTEVDALMRLLVQTTRREVAELLENNVQLNAIGNLSSLPASARRELTDAIEITSSNDGLVLTLAISYSGRWEIVEAARNIAREVAAGQLQPDSIDEAMFTAELTTAEMPDPDLLVRTGGELRISNFLLWQLAYSELYVTPTYWPDFRREHLYAAIRNFHDRERRFGRVSPVRTKDDG
- the bamA gene encoding outer membrane protein assembly factor BamA, which translates into the protein MRSFCLALSWCLLLVAPTLAQEANNPFVEPVRVRVLGVSVEGAESDYTRTFVRQTSGLVEGQELTVPGDPAIGDAIRSIYRLGMFSDVEVLEDRRVGDGVFIAIRVQEEPKLGEYSFEGIKKKHAKELRKKVPLIRRSPVRPEAIENAELIIKEFFVEKGHPLVKTTVNRTEKEDDTVDLRFDIDRGPKVKVQDIQVHGNEYFSDRRVRKNMDTKSDSRWRFWRGAKFDRKKFEEDQQKVLDFYRERGFYDARIVSDSVYMTDVDSDPGLVVAITVEEGNPYFIRDIKWEGNTVYRDEQLEAALGLSAGNRFNGKSLEANLFGNKRSSDVSSLYMNQGYMRFNVNPVVRAVGSDSLDVVMEITEGDIYSFGNIDISGNTKTKEHVVRRELLTIPGQRFSRDMIQESVRRLLQLNYFTQESLAPGPRVEIDDAKKEVDLAYSLDETGSDQLELSGTWGRFGLVLQLRFTFNNFSAQNLFNGKAWRPLPAGDGQKLSVGVQTNGSYYQQYSLSFTEPWFKGRPRQMGVALSYSKIGRNPIISSSVSTGRLQTVSARTFYEQRLSWPDDKFSTSTSVGYQYFNNDNWISTLQAGVSNEVTFRQALIRNSTNHPIFPTAGSRMLFSFELAPPIGDLIQYHKWRFQTGWNVPIGNKLTLGISTDYGFIGSLTGDEVEFERFVVGGSPFETSGFSGTFFGKDVIYMRGYPISAIGPRRSGDPVGGRILNKYTSELRWLAVQSPQLSAAPYLFADAANTWNGFSTYNPASLFRSAGFGVRLFLPILGMVELAYGYNFDEFVPLSSSDDGDRGWSFQFTLGQGFN
- a CDS encoding OmpH family outer membrane protein, with product MTTLKRLFGAALGVLLVVLATNVTTFSASAQTIKMGYADAELVLVNLPEYKTNAERVQRQIVSSQKELEALSGELQGDMQKFEKQAPILSPEKLAERQQELQQRYLALQQQGASKEQELAEFEADLMNPLIEKVGNAVNEVAAANGLDVVFKSPGLLYVNAATVKDITADVARSLGIQVSETDEAASPVGQ